The genomic segment CTCTAAgggctgtttatgcaatatttttagagacctgcaatgttcagaTATGGTTCCCTTTAAACAAAGTCAGCATGTCagctgtgagtttcaggtgtctcctctctgaagagttacaatgtgccattgtgattggattagtggaagagtacatatgctgaggacttcccataccagtcagttgaactgaagaagctgctcggatgaaaagtgaaacatcttcaatgattacttaacaagtccagttgcttttgatttatttatactagatatttaaaATGTAGTGACGTCACCTCATACCTACCTGCATGTGCCTATCCATTTTAGTATAAAACAAGAATGGCAAAATTTTGTTTGAGTTAGGTGCATGGTGCAAGTACCAGGCCAAGCTGGGCAGGTGCCCTAGGCGACCCAGCTGGCCACCACACTCCCCACTTAGGGAATTAGCTGACCCCCCAGCACATTGATAATGGTAGAGACAAGGGCCCGGACTAGGGGTAAGCAAAAGAAGAGGTATGTGCTTAGTGCCACCAATACGTCATAGGGATGTGCCTCTCCTGCTTACCACTGGTTTTGGCTCTGAATATATCAAATATACTGAAAAATCATTAGTAATTATGGGATAAACCATTTAgccttgagtaaaaaaaaaataaaaacaaacattgagaaaaaaaagtttaatcacAAAGTCTCATAtacaatataaagatatataacaATTTCCTCCCTTTTAGTCAGTGCATGTCTATCTATAAAGACAGCTTCTCCTTTGAAAAAGCCTATGAAAAAGTTCTAGTCAAGAAAGCCAACATTCAGCAAAACACTGTGTGTAGAAAGAAAACTGTATCAAAGCTTTTTTTCTGGAGTTTCATGTCTTGCCCAGTCCTCAAATCCTCCTGCGTAATGATGTACTCTGAAGAAGGAAGAATACAGTTACAGTTTTTAGCACAGCAAGGTATATGTCCTCTAATAAGGGAAGAATGTGGGTGCTACACTTTTGCACATACATGTCCTGCAAGGTTCTCTCACAATGATTTGTTGGCAGCAGTATCTAAatgatacatgtatgggacctgttatccataatgcgcGGAACCTGGTGTTTTTCTGGATAaatgatctttccgtaatttggatcaccatactttgtctgctacaaaataaatatatataaaaagtgcCACAGATCTGATTGGCAGCTCAGCAACCCAGTTCAGAGTGAGAAACTACAGTCCACTGCTAGTCCATAACACATTCAGGTTAATATTTTGGGCTGGATGTTGCCATCAGATCTGTGTTATAATTCTTAGCTTAccatagtgggggtcatttatcaacactgagtaaatttgcccatgagcagcatggtaaccaatcaaattggTTCATTCATTGTtcctcctgcagctggctggaaaaagcctatcactgattggtttctatggggttttttccccagtgttgataaatgcgcCCCCGTTGTTTTCATGGCTTTGTTATCTCTCACCTGCCCTccaaccctttaaaggagaactaaagcctaactaaacaAGTAGAGCAgtaatgttgtacattatgttttgggtttctgtaccagccgaAGGTGACACAACctcttagcagggaagatttgtgcttccaaagatgccccagtaactccccatcttcttttctgctgctttcctacacatgctctgtgctgctgtcacttactgagcttagggacccactcaaaatatatatatgcataaatagagtataaatgcAACAGTAAAAAGTTGATtggtaatttattcagattcacattacatgacagatctaaaaccagggcaattgcatcagaattgaataattatccctgtagtatcagcttatatgacagactaccctcattttctgctttataatttgcaacgaccccctaagctcagcttctcaacagctgctcagaccacactgagcatgtgcactgtcctggacagttccAGGGGtttagtttagttctcctttaaaagaaaaatgaagcaGATTGGTAGATTAAGATTTAGGAATGCCAACTTACAGTCAAATATACACAACTGCTATAATCATCTTTTTCCTTTGTTTATTCTGTAAACAATAAAAGTGGGTTTAATGTTAAACATACCTCTTGAAACCTAGTGATCCTGCAACATCAACAGCTTTCTTGCTTCTAATTCCAGCAAGACAGGAGAAAATTAAAGTGCTGGTTTTCTCTGGCATTTTCACTTGATATTTTTTTTCGAATGTCAGAGGATCCAACTGCAGTGCTGAAGCCAAATCTCCCACTACAGGAATAGGAAAGGGATTGTACATTTAAAACACATCAAATACAACTACGGGTCTTTTTTAATGAATTGATACACAAATAAATGGATGGTTTTATTCTAGGGTACCCAGAGATGAGATATCCCTTACAAGTATATTGGGAGAAGCAATTGTTACAGTGGTCCAGTAGTGAATAGGACAGTGATGATTTTTATAAAGGATTGGGGTGTACCGAATATACCATTGTCATGCTTCTAGGAacagtaacatttatttacaatgtttttttgggggtgggtgggggaaACAACCACTTTAAATACAGTGGGCGTTGccaaccatttattttttttcttttatgctaCAGGGTCCCTgcaaaattatacttttttttgtatttacgaGACATagtaaattagtgatgagcgaaatttttcaccaggtttcgcctcaaaaaaaaaacaacaaccataTTCTCCAATgcattcaaaaaaaataaataaatcatgaagtaaaacaaaaattgttctatgaaaaaatgcccattggcttcACTGTATTGAAAAGGgatggattcgctcatcactaattgccaatatatttatgcagcactttaaagAGTTGAACACAGAGAAATATGgtcaatgttaaaggaaaacttttaCGGGAAaactccagcagaattctgcactgaagtccgtttttaaaaaatgaaattttgaCATGGGGATAGCCATTTCCTAACCttcccagaaaataccctgccatagacaatactgagaactgcctctgctaaaacacagttcACTAAATGATCACCTTGGTGAATAAAACTTGTGTGGGCAGCTTCCTTCTTTTAGTGCTAGTGATAGGTATGTCTGCTAATATGAAAATCATATAGGGTATATCATAAATGAAACCCTTATGAATGTACTGCAATATATAAGATTTGGTTAAAAATAAGTTATATATACATCTACTACAATATGACTGATTCTAAATAGACTTAATAGATATATAGGAAAGGATgattatatgcattaattgtgcTTGCATTTCCCCCTATAATGACATTGTTGCAGAATATTAACTTTTACATTAAATCCCTTGTTTAGTGCTTACTTGGAATGCTTAAAGACCCCTTGATAACACCATATTCTTTCACTTCCCATGGCTCTCGCACATCTATGATAACAACACCTTCTTCCTTTAACAAGTCTTTTAGTTCTTCATATTTGATTGTCTGTGATGGAACACTGGAAAACCCACGGGCCACAGACCGTGCAGAAGAGTGAACTGCAAAGAAACACaattcatttataaagttttatataaaatatagattgttCCATTACTGCAGggtaacattgtaaaaaaaaaatatatatatacaggtataggacccattatccagaatgctcgggaccaagggtattccggataaggggtctttccataatttggatccccacaccttaagtctactaaaaaatcaataaaacattaaataaacccaataggattgttttgcatccaataaggattatttatatcttagttgggatcaattacaaggttctgttttatttctacataaaaaaagaaaatcagttttaaaattctgaattatttgcttataatggagtctatgggagacggactttccgtaattcggagctttctggataacaggtttccggataaggggtccgatacctatatatatatatatatatattatatatatatatatatatatatatatatatatatatatatatataatataaaaatatataaatgtaattatatataatacattcgTACATAGGACCTAATAGTCCTACATTTTCATGTAGAGTATatacttaacccttttactgccagccattttggtcaaagcggaacttgtattgccagacagtttttgaacattttgcactgtttcactttaggggcctttcctcggggggacttttagtttaccaaggaaaacaatatatcgtttttttcagaacaacctaagctttcaaaatatggtagaatttttgtgtaattccaattctgtaacaagatataggcttctaaatgtctaaaaatgcaaaaaaaatcaaattttccataatataatcacacatactagaaacaaaaattattttatgcacgaatatacaactgatttggaaagtcccatgtctcctgaacgtgccaataccaaatatatatcgttttatggagatttctcacttgtataggtcaaaaactcccagcagtacactaccaaattcccaaagcactgctccaaaaaaactgcatactttggatttcaaggccaaaattccactaacagaaggtttatcccagaaaattgtacatttttggaaagaacagattctggggaatacagaataggcacaactgtctgtctactccaaactatcaagtcgcaatgctttcctaaagttattggtttttatcaaaatttgtgattttttttaaaaatcgcttcaaagcttctagtctatagtatcttatctcctacaggtcataaagtaaccaaataaaacaccctaaatatgaatgcctggggtccactgaacagtttgatgcccaatatgtataggtttacctaagtatgtggcatgtaggggccccaatgtgaacataccccatatgaactgtcatttctgtcatttcagcttctgcaaaatcaacacatttacatcattatatgtgggatgaagctagtaaaaagtacgctcaccccagaaagtcatatatttttggaaagtacacattcccccgaatctaaaatgggtacccatgtctttctactccaaagtaccaagccgcacagcttttctaaagttagcaattttgatgacatttccaaaaatcccctcaaagcttccaatttgaagcatcttatctcccacatagcattaggtaccaagataaaacaccctgaatttgaacaccaggggtccactgaacagtttgatgcccaatatgtataggtttacccaagtatgtggcatgtaggggcccgaatgtgaacatacccccatatatactgtcatttctgcttctgcaaaatcaacacatttacatcattatatgtgggataaagctagtaaaaagtatgctcaccccagaaagtcatatatttttggaaagtacacattcccccgaatctaaaatgggtacctatgtctttctactccaaagtaccaagccgcacagcttttctaaagttagcaattttgatgacatttccaaaaatcccctcaaagcttccactttgaagcatcttatctcccacatagcattaggtaccaagataaaacaccctgaatttgaacgccaggggtccactaaacagtttgatgcccaatatgtataggtttacctaagtatgtggcatgtaggggccccaatgtgaacatacccccatatgaactgtcatttctgtcatttcagctcctgcaaaatcaacacatttacattattatatgtgggataaagctacaaaaaagtacgctcaccccagaaagtcatatatttttggaaagtacacattcccccgaatctaaaatgggtacccatgtctttctactccaaagtaccaagccgcacagcttttctaaagttagcaattttgatgacatttccaaaaatcccctcaaagcttccattttgaagcatcttatctcccacatagcattaggtaccaagataaaacaccctgaatttgaacgccaggggtccactgaacagtttgatgcccaatatgtataggtttacctaagtatgtggcatgtaggggccccaatgt from the Xenopus tropicalis strain Nigerian chromosome 5, UCB_Xtro_10.0, whole genome shotgun sequence genome contains:
- the tstd3 gene encoding thiosulfate sulfurtransferase/rhodanese-like domain-containing protein 3 isoform X1, translating into MSVLLSRICLSVRPLYGLRNSCTAAYRGYNTNRVHSSARSVARGFSSVPSQTIKYEELKDLLKEEGVVIIDVREPWEVKEYGVIKGSLSIPMGDLASALQLDPLTFEKKYQVKMPEKTSTLIFSCLAGIRSKKAVDVAGSLGFKRVHHYAGGFEDWARHETPEKKL
- the tstd3 gene encoding thiosulfate sulfurtransferase/rhodanese-like domain-containing protein 3 isoform X2 yields the protein MMPLCVPKSGMSWLCFFVCSTISEQVHSSARSVARGFSSVPSQTIKYEELKDLLKEEGVVIIDVREPWEVKEYGVIKGSLSIPMGDLASALQLDPLTFEKKYQVKMPEKTSTLIFSCLAGIRSKKAVDVAGSLGFKRVHHYAGGFEDWARHETPEKKL